DNA sequence from the Bdellovibrionota bacterium genome:
GCCTTGCCCGGCTTCGCTCTCCAAGTAGAGCGACTCGATTTCCTGTTTGAGCTGGTCCTCGATCTGTTGGCGCTTCAATTTCTGGTTGGCCGTAAGGAGGCCGTTATCGATCGTAAAACCCCGTTCAAAGCGACGAAATTTTCGGATCTTCTTATAGTGGGGGAGCGATTCATTCACGCTCTCGATCGCTCGTTCAACGGAAGCGTTGTCCATTTTCCCCGTGACGATGGCCGTCAAATAGGGCCGACCGTGGCCGATAATCACGGCGTGCTCCATTCCGGGGCAGGCATCGATCAATTGCTGTTCGATCGGTTCCGGGGCGATGTTGTGTCCCGACATCGGAATCAAGACGTTTTTCGCGCGGCCGATGATCTTCCAATTGCCGGTTTCATCCGCTTCGGCCAGATCGCCTGTGTAGAGCCAACCGTCGCGCAAAACCGCTTCTGTCGCTTCCGGCTTGTTCCAGTATCCGGCAAAAATGTTGGGTCCCCGGCAGATCAACTCACCCTCCCCCGTGATCTTGGCTTCACAGCCCTCGACGGCGTGGCCGACGTAACCGGCCTTAACGGAATTCGGTTGATCCATCGTCACGATCGCCGTTGTTTCGGTCAGGCCGTAGACCTGGAGAACCCGAACGCCGATCATTTCGAACCAGCGCTGCGTTTCCTCGGTTAACGCCGCGGATCCGCAGATCAAAAATTCAAGACTCTTGCCGATTTTCAGACGGATCTTGCAAAAGACCATCGCCGTCGCCAGACGAAACCAAACATTGTCGATTCGTCTTCCTTCCCCCCTAAGTCGGCGGTGGTAGGCGGCTTCGCCTTTTTTATACAGACGGAGCGCTACGCCCCCTTTTTCTTTCAGTTTAGCGTTCACGCCGTTTCGAATGCGCTCCAGTACAGCCGGCACATTCAAATAATAGTTGGGATCGGCGGTCGCCACTTCTTGAACGAGGTTGGAAAGATCCGTCGAAAGCATGACGGGATTGCCGCGATAAAGCTGCGTCCAGAGCATGATCCGTGAGCCCATGAAACAGACCGGCAGGAAATGAAAGACACGGTCGGTTGTCGTGTCTCGCCCGGTCGCCTGCCGGAGGCGGGAAATCGTCTGATGGAGCATGTAATCGACATTTCCGCACGTAATGACGGCGCCTTTCGGATCGCCGCTCGTTCCGGACGTATAAACAATGGTCACGGGCTCTTCCGGTGTGATTTTGTGGATTTCGGCCGGGCGATTCTCCGCGGTGAATATTTTTTCAAACGTCACGATCGCCGAGGGGGTCTCCCATTCTCTTCGTATGGCTTCGGCCAAAGTCTCGTCGCCCGCGATGAGAAGCTTCGGCTGGCAATCCCGGGCGATATAGGCCAGTTCTTTGGGATCTTGCCGGCTATAAAGCGGCACGCAAATCGCGCCCGAGGCCAGAATCGCGATATCACAGGCCACCCATCGGGTTGAATTGGGGGCCAGCAAAGCAACTCGATCGCCGGCCCGAACACCGGCCGTGGCCAGGTAAACGCGGGCTCGTTCGACCATCTCCTTCAATTGAGCGCGCGTCGTCGGCGCGGAGGTTTGTCCATAAACCTCAATCACGGCGGGATCGGCGGTCGATTTCTCCAGATTTCCTAAAATCGTCTCGACAAAATTCATGCGTACACCTCCAACAACTGACTCAAGGATCGAGAAATGGGCGGCAGGTAGTTTTCCCACGATTTCGGAAGATTTCTTCGAGGAAAATCGGGATAGACGCGGGCGACCTCGTCGGCAAATGTGATCCCCATCTCGCCCATTAAGCGGAGTTGTTTCGGAATGCTTCGACCGATGTCGTCGGCGATCCGATCCGA
Encoded proteins:
- a CDS encoding AMP-binding protein, with product MNFVETILGNLEKSTADPAVIEVYGQTSAPTTRAQLKEMVERARVYLATAGVRAGDRVALLAPNSTRWVACDIAILASGAICVPLYSRQDPKELAYIARDCQPKLLIAGDETLAEAIRREWETPSAIVTFEKIFTAENRPAEIHKITPEEPVTIVYTSGTSGDPKGAVITCGNVDYMLHQTISRLRQATGRDTTTDRVFHFLPVCFMGSRIMLWTQLYRGNPVMLSTDLSNLVQEVATADPNYYLNVPAVLERIRNGVNAKLKEKGGVALRLYKKGEAAYHRRLRGEGRRIDNVWFRLATAMVFCKIRLKIGKSLEFLICGSAALTEETQRWFEMIGVRVLQVYGLTETTAIVTMDQPNSVKAGYVGHAVEGCEAKITGEGELICRGPNIFAGYWNKPEATEAVLRDGWLYTGDLAEADETGNWKIIGRAKNVLIPMSGHNIAPEPIEQQLIDACPGMEHAVIIGHGRPYLTAIVTGKMDNASVERAIESVNESLPHYKKIRKFRRFERGFTIDNGLLTANQKLKRQQIEDQLKQEIESLYLESEAGQGGKGAFANA